In the genome of Anopheles ziemanni unplaced genomic scaffold, idAnoZiCoDA_A2_x.2 scaffold_12_ctg1, whole genome shotgun sequence, the window CTTGTATGGTTTGGGTTGGACTTGAATAATAAGGGATTGGTTTAAGCTCCATAAAGTCGATCTGTTGGACTGGGCAGCTCCTTCGCCGTAATGGAGGATTCCAATACCTCGCATTTTTACCGAGTAATTAAATCGCAGGTAGCTCAGTAGGAACTGGACAGTGGTTATTAAGTGATATTCGTCAATTTAATAGAATATTACAGATACACCTGACATAACTATAAAAGCTTTCTCTAATCTTTTCATTgttaatgaaaacaatttgataACCTACTAAAAAGTCAGCAAGATATAGATATgtatataatttaaaaaaagctacgcatttgtttttaatgttaaaaTCACAAATATCAGCCTTTCGTATTACTGAAGTATGCCAGATATCTATAAACCAAAAAATCGATAATCATCTCTTTAATTTCCATTACGACGGTTATACAATGGTTGTGTTTTGTCTACCTTTGAGACCAAATGACCAAATTGGCAAAGAAAAGAACCCTTTTCATAGAGCAATATAATGTAACCATTTGCATTGCAGACGAGGGAAAAATGCTTCCAGCACTTCATCAAAAACGTAAGcatcaaattttgaaatattaaaagtTCATAGATTGCTATattcataacaaaaaaaaagctaacacATTAATAATACTAGTACCTTTAATGGTGATTTTACCAAAAAGTCGAGATAGTCCGCAACCGAACCAGGAGGATCACTATGAATACTCGTCTGATATTTGACATAGAGTGCGTAAGAAATGTCCAGGCTTTCTTGAAACTTTTTCCCGCCCGTGGGTAGAGTCACAATCTGATACCATTTTTTGTcacgaatgaaaaaagaagaaaacaagccAAAATTAGTCAAATCAATTGGTTGTATTAATTACCTTAAGGGGAGAATTGATAAGAAAACGTTTGAAACGTTCCATGCTGAGTTTGGACGATGGCTCTTTGTGTATGCTTTGTTGGTAACTACTGTATAGTTTAAACGTTGTAGGGATTGCACAATCTTTGGACTGAATGAATTTTACCTGCAAACCAAAAATAACACCATTCAGTCAGTAGATATGCTTTCAACGATGGAATAAGAACTtgttccaaaaataaaatcaacatttGTACGTACCGTCAAACGATGGGCTGATGGTTCGTTTTCCTTTGGAAATTCGTAAAGAAAATCTTCCAGCGACTTTTCTTTATTATGCCCCTTTCCAGCTAGCATTGATCGTTCTAGCTCTTCACCGGTAAGCCCTTTCTTTTGTAGTTTATCTCGTTTTCGTATAATTCGCAtaagttttgctttttttggtACATCACTCACAGTCGGGTTGCCCATGCCATGCGAAGGCTTTAAGGCTTCGGCCCCTTTTTCACTCAAATCTTTCGATCGAGCTTTAATGGTTTCAGTAGTTTGTTTTGCAATGTCCATGGTAGGCTCCAAATATTCTAAATCAATTGGCTTTGTTGGCATACGCGGCGTCTCGATGTGCTCATGACTTAAAGTcccaatctcgccaaaagattgtGGATTTTCTTCCTCATCGGATTCTCTTTTTCCATCACGGAGAAATTTGTTCATACGCTTAATTATCTTTTTGTGTGACTTATTTAATCGAAAATTAAGCGCATCGCATTTAATAGTATACGATGGACAGCAGGTAACATCCATGATTGGTTTATAACAATAACATCCAGAACGACGCCAGCCTCGATCGATCAGATCTTGGTAATCTTCACAGCTTAGTTTATATGCCCACATGCctaaacaaaaaggaaagattGAACTTTTATTTGCCCAGTTATATGCAAGCTATCTTTTCCATACCATAAGAGTGGCAAGAGTCCGATTGCTTGCAGTAACCACACTGATAGCTAGAACGTTTGTCGTAAAATTCTACCACTGAAAACGGCATACTTTTGCTTAGAATGTACGACGTACGGAGCAGAATAAAAATTTTCAATACTGTTTTGATGACTTTTTAAGGAGAATATTAGTGTTgtcagaatcgggattcggaagattcgaaaaC includes:
- the LOC131292840 gene encoding arginyl-tRNA--protein transferase 1 isoform X1, which codes for MPFSVVEFYDKRSSYQCGYCKQSDSCHSYGMWAYKLSCEDYQDLIDRGWRRSGCYCYKPIMDVTCCPSYTIKCDALNFRLNKSHKKIIKRMNKFLRDGKRESDEEENPQSFGEIGTLSHEHIETPRMPTKPIDLEYLEPTMDIAKQTTETIKARSKDLSEKGAEALKPSHGMGNPTVSDVPKKAKLMRIIRKRDKLQKKGLTGEELERSMLAGKGHNKEKSLEDFLYEFPKENEPSAHRLTVKFIQSKDCAIPTTFKLYSSYQQSIHKEPSSKLSMERFKRFLINSPLKIVTLPTGGKKFQESLDISYALYVKYQTSIHSDPPGSVADYLDFLVKSPLKGSADFGSFHQQYWLDDRLIAVGVIDVLPLCVSSVYFFYDPEYRFLSLGTYGSLREIAFTRARYRVNPSITSYYMGFYIHSCPKMRYKSSLQPSRLLCPEAYTWHLLDKNILSKLDARKYNRLNEDKLVQDAQKPTEQDLQDVLLLVGRSYLRYSEYSLVAQVVPDVSTYAQLVGKVCAKRMMLYGV
- the LOC131292840 gene encoding arginyl-tRNA--protein transferase 1 isoform X2: MPFSVVEFYDKRSSYQCGYCKQSDSCHSYGMWAYKLSCEDYQDLIDRGWRRSGCYCYKPIMDVTCCPSYTIKCDALNFRLNKSHKKIIKRMNKFLRDGKRESDEEENPQSFGEIGTLSHEHIETPRMPTKPIDLEYLEPTMDIAKQTTETIKARSKDLSEKGAEALKPSHGMGNPTVSDVPKKAKLMRIIRKRDKLQKKGLTGEELERSMLAGKGHNKEKSLEDFLYEFPKENEPSAHRLTIVTLPTGGKKFQESLDISYALYVKYQTSIHSDPPGSVADYLDFLVKSPLKGSADFGSFHQQYWLDDRLIAVGVIDVLPLCVSSVYFFYDPEYRFLSLGTYGSLREIAFTRARYRVNPSITSYYMGFYIHSCPKMRYKSSLQPSRLLCPEAYTWHLLDKNILSKLDARKYNRLNEDKLVQDAQKPTEQDLQDVLLLVGRSYLRYSEYSLVAQVVPDVSTYAQLVGKVCAKRMMLYGV
- the LOC131292840 gene encoding arginyl-tRNA--protein transferase 1 isoform X3; the protein is MPFSVVEFYDKRSSYQCGYCKQSDSCHSYGMWAYKLSCEDYQDLIDRGWRRSGCYCYKPIMDVTCCPSYTIKCDALNFRLNKSHKKIIKRMNKFLRDGKRESDEEENPQSFGEIGTLSHEHIETPRMPTKPIDLEYLEPTMDIAKQTTETIKARSKDLSEKGAEALKPSHGMGNPTVSDVPKKAKLMRIIRKRDKLQKKGLTGEELERSMLAGKGHNKEKSLEDFLYEFPKENEPSAHRLTIVTLPTGGKKFQESLDISYALYVKYQTSIHSDPPGSVADYLDFLGSADFGSFHQQYWLDDRLIAVGVIDVLPLCVSSVYFFYDPEYRFLSLGTYGSLREIAFTRARYRVNPSITSYYMGFYIHSCPKMRYKSSLQPSRLLCPEAYTWHLLDKNILSKLDARKYNRLNEDKLVQDAQKPTEQDLQDVLLLVGRSYLRYSEYSLVAQVVPDVSTYAQLVGKVCAKRMMLYGV
- the LOC131292840 gene encoding arginyl-tRNA--protein transferase 1 isoform X4 yields the protein MPFSVVEFYDKRSSYQCGYCKQSDSCHSYGMWAYKLSCEDYQDLIDRGWRRSGCYCYKPIMDVTCCPSYTIKCDALNFRLNKSHKKIIKRMNKFLRDGKRESDEEENPQSFGEIGTLSHEHIETPRMPTKPIDLEYLEPTMDIAKQTTETIKARSKDLSEKGAEALKPSHGMGNPTVSDVPKKAKLMRIIRKRDKLQKKGLTGEELERSMLAGKGHNKEKSLEDFLYEFPKENEPSAHRLTGSADFGSFHQQYWLDDRLIAVGVIDVLPLCVSSVYFFYDPEYRFLSLGTYGSLREIAFTRARYRVNPSITSYYMGFYIHSCPKMRYKSSLQPSRLLCPEAYTWHLLDKNILSKLDARKYNRLNEDKLVQDAQKPTEQDLQDVLLLVGRSYLRYSEYSLVAQVVPDVSTYAQLVGKVCAKRMMLYGV